In the Ursus arctos isolate Adak ecotype North America unplaced genomic scaffold, UrsArc2.0 scaffold_19, whole genome shotgun sequence genome, one interval contains:
- the LOC113247999 gene encoding zinc finger protein 345-like, whose amino-acid sequence MAAAAPRDPAQGDVTFEDVAVYFSQDEWSLLNEAQRRLYCDVMLENFALISSLGCCCRAEAVETPFEQSISVGVSQARTPKEPRSSQKTHPCEMCGSVLKEIFHLVGHQGKQNSQKLFKYGACVKQIYSSADLQQHEKQRMGDEPFRSRVDRASFVKSSNFHDSGKPLTFEEIAKDFLATSEHLQQQATHTGENKITESGETFQSIKSHHTWEECKKACGPKHTLVQDQGIHTGRQCFVCPECRKTFRYKSSLLIHQRVHTGDKLHVCSDCGKSFRGSSTLSQHRRIHTGPRQYKCSKCGKSFSQKFVLIYPQRSHTGENCYVCRVCAQSFSQNSILIQQRAVHTGEMSYECTECGKSFRRKSDLIEHWRVHTGERPYECSACGKSFTSSSALRYHQRIHTGEKPYKCSECGKSFTSSSGLRYHQRIHTGERPYECNDCGKSFTQINHLIIHRRVHTGERPYECSECGKSFSHKSYLSQHQRVHTGERPYECSECGKSFTSGSALCYHQRVHTGEKPYECSECGKSFTNGPILIRHRRVHTGERPYECSECGKSFTQRNHLNIHQRVHTGERPYECNECGKSFTSGSALRYHQKVHIGERPYECRECEKSFTSTSALRCHQRVHTGERPFDCSECGKSFRDSSQLNQHQRVHTGEKPYECSDCGRSFSQNSYLSKHRRVHTGERPYECSECGKSFTSVSALGYHQRVHTGERPYECSECGKSFTNSSILIRHRRVHTGERPHECSECGKSFTQRIHLIIHRRVHTGERPFECSECGKSFTSRSTLHYHQRVHTGERPYDCSECGKSFSRKSNLSQHRRVHTGERP is encoded by the coding sequence GTTGCTGCTGTCGAGCAGAGGCTGTGGAGACACCCTTTGAACAGAGCATTTCTGTAGGTGTATCACAGGCCAGGACTCCGAAGGAACCTCGGTCTTCCCAGAAGACCCACCCCTGTGAGATGTGTGGTTCAGTCTTGAAAGAGATTTTCCACTTGGTTGGGcaccagggaaaacaaaacagccagaaaCTGTTCAAGTATGGGGCATGTGTGAAACAAATTTACTCTAGTGCAGACCTTCAACAGCATGAGAAGCAGCGCATGGGAGACGAACCCTTCAGAAGCCGTGTGGACAGGGCATCATTTGTGAAGAGCAGCAATTTCCATGATTCAGGAAAGCCCTTAACCTTTGAGGAGATTGCGAAGGACTTCCTGGCCACCTCAGAACATCTCCAACAACAGGCCACTCATACAGGGGAGAATAAAATCACTGAGTCTGGGGAGACTTTTCAAAGCATAAAAAGTCATCACACCTGGGAAGAATGCAAGAAAGCCTGTGGTCCCAAACACACACTTGTTCAGGACCAGGGTATCCACACTGGAAGACAGTGTTTTGTGTGCCCTGAATGTAGAAAAACATTCAGGTACAAATCCTCACTTCTGATTCATCAGAGAGTCCACACTGGTGACAAACTTCATGTGTGTAGTGACTGTGGAAAATCCTTTAGGGGAAGCTCAACCCTCAGTCAGCATCGAAGAATTCATACTGGGCCAAGGCAGTACAAATGCAGCAAATGTGGGAAATCCTTTAGCCAAAAATTTGTCCTCATTTATCCTCAGAGAAGTCACACTGGAGAAAATTGTTACGTGTGCCGTGTATGTGCTCAGTCTTTTAGCCAGAACTCTATCCTTATTCAACAACGTGCAGTTCACACTGGAGAAATGAGTTATGAGTGCActgaatgtgggaaatcttttagACGAAAATCTGATCTCATTGAACATTGGAGAGTACACACAGGAGAAAGGCCTTATGAATGTAGTGCATGTGGGAAATCTTTTACTTCTAGCTCTGCGCTCCGTtatcatcagagaattcatactggagaaaaaccTTATAAATGTAGTGAATGTGGGAAGTCTTTTACCTCTAGCTCTGGCCTCCGTtatcatcagagaattcacacaggagaAAGACCATATGAGTGTAATGATTGTGGGAAATCTTTTACCCAAATAAATCACCTCATTATACACCGAAGAGTTCACACAGGAGAAAGGCCTTAtgaatgcagtgaatgtgggaaatcttttagCCACAAATCTTACCTCTCTCAACACCAGAGAGTTCACACAGGGGAAAGGCCTTATGAATGTAGTGAATGTGGAAAATCTTTTACCTCCGGCTCTGCACTCTGTTACCATCAgagagttcacactggagaaaaacctTATGAGtgtagtgaatgtgggaaatcttttacCAATGGCCCAATACTTATTCGACACCGTAGAGTTCACACAggagaaaggccttatgagtgcagtgaatgtgggaaatcgTTTACCCAAAGAAATCACCTCAATATACACCAGAGAGTTCACACAggagaaaggccttatgagtgCAATGAATGTGGAAAATCATTTACATCTGGTTCTGCTCTCCGTTACCATCAGAAAGTTCACATtggagaaaggccttatgagtgCAGAGAATGTGAGAAGTCTTTTACCTCTACCTCTGCCCTCCGATGTCATCAGAGAGTTCACACAGGAGAAAGGCCTTTTgactgcagtgaatgtgggaaatcttttagGGATAGTTCCCAGTTGAATCAACACCAgagagttcacactggagaaaagccTTATGAATGTAGTGATTGTGGGAGATCCTTTAGTCAGAATTCATACCTCTCTAAACACCGgagagttcacactggagaaaggccttatgagtgtagtgaatgtgggaaatcttttacTTCTGTCTCTGCCCTTGGTTATCATCAgagagttcacactggagaaaggccttACGAGtgtagtgaatgtgggaaatcttttacCAATAGCTCCATACTGATTCGGCATCGCAGAGTTCACACAGGCGAAAGGCCACatgagtgcagtgaatgtgggaaatccttTACCCAAAGAATTCACCTCATTATTCACCGGAGAGTTCACACAGGAGAAAGGCCTTTTGAGTGCAGTGAGTGTGGGAAATCTTTTACCTCTCGTTCCACCTTACATTATCATCAGAGAGTTCACACAGGAGAGAGGCCTTACgactgcagtgaatgtgggaaatcttttagCCGAAAATCTAATCTTTCTCAGCATCGGAGAGTTCACACCGGAGAAAGGCCTTAG